A part of Brassica rapa cultivar Chiifu-401-42 chromosome A05, CAAS_Brap_v3.01, whole genome shotgun sequence genomic DNA contains:
- the LOC103866716 gene encoding hydroxyacylglutathione hydrolase 1, mitochondrial isoform X2 produces the protein MMIGGRLCVWPGLRHLCLRKSLLYGVMWLFSMPLKTLRGARKTLKITHFCSISNMPSSLKIELVPCSKENYAYILHDEDTGTVGVVDPSEAAPVIEALSRKNWNLTYILNTHHHDDHIGGNAELKAKYGAKVIGSAVDKDRIPGIDILLKESDKWMFAGHEVRVIDTPGHTQGHVSFYFPGSATVFTGDLIHSLSCGTLSEGTPEQMLSSFQKIVSLPDDTNIYCGRENTSGNVKFALSIEPKNETLRSYATRVAHLRSQGLPSIPTTVKVEKACNPFLRTSSKEIRRSLNIPESANEAEALRRIHRARDRF, from the exons ATGATG ATTGGAGGTAGGCTTTGTGTGTGGCCTGGTTTGAGACATCTTTGCCTGAGGAAAAGCTTGTTATACGGAGTTATGTGGTTATTCTCAATGCCACTCAAAACACTCCGTGGAGCTAGAAAAACACTTAAGATTACTCACTTTTGTAGCATCTCCAACATGCCCTCTTCTTTAAAAATCGAACTG GTGCCGTGTAGTAAGGAGAACTATGCTTATATTTTGCACGATGAAGACACTGGCACGGTTGGAGTCGTTGATCCTTCTGAGGCTGCACCTGTTATAGAGGCGTTGAGTAGGAAAAATTGGAACTTGACTTATATATTGAATACTCATCATCATGATGATCACATAGGGGGGAATGCTGAGCTGAAAGCAAAGTATGGCGCAAAG GTGATTGGCTCAGCTGTGGATAAGGATCGGATTCCTGGAATTGACATACTTCTCAAGGAGAGTGATAAGTGGATGTTTGCTGGACATGAGGTTCGGGTTATTGACACTCCTGGCCACACACAAG GCCATGTTAGCTTCTACTTTCCCGGATCAGCCACAGTGTTCACAGGAGATTTGATACATAGCTTATCTTGTGGTACCCTTTCGGAAGGTACCCCTGAGCAG ATGCTTTCATCATTCCAGAAGATTGTTTCTTTACCAGATGATACGAATATATACTGCGGTCGTGAAAACACATCA GGGAATGTCAAGTTTGCACTATCCATAGAACCAAAGAATGAAACTCTTCGGTCTTATGCAACCCGAGTCGCCCATCTCCGCAGCCAAGGGCTCCCCTCG ATTCCAACGACTGTTAAGGTGGAGAAAGCGTGTAACCCATTCCTCAGAACATCAAGCAAAGAAATCCGCAGATCTTTAAACATTCCAGAGTCAGCAAACGAAGCTGAAGCATTACGTCGTATACACAGAGCAAGAGACCGTTTCTAA
- the LOC103866716 gene encoding hydroxyacylglutathione hydrolase 1, mitochondrial isoform X3, with protein sequence MWLFSMPLKTLRGARKTLKITHFCSISNMPSSLKIELVPCSKENYAYILHDEDTGTVGVVDPSEAAPVIEALSRKNWNLTYILNTHHHDDHIGGNAELKAKYGAKVIGSAVDKDRIPGIDILLKESDKWMFAGHEVRVIDTPGHTQGHVSFYFPGSATVFTGDLIHSLSCGTLSEGTPEQMLSSFQKIVSLPDDTNIYCGRENTSGNVKFALSIEPKNETLRSYATRVAHLRSQGLPSIPTTVKVEKACNPFLRTSSKEIRRSLNIPESANEAEALRRIHRARDRF encoded by the exons ATGTGGTTATTCTCAATGCCACTCAAAACACTCCGTGGAGCTAGAAAAACACTTAAGATTACTCACTTTTGTAGCATCTCCAACATGCCCTCTTCTTTAAAAATCGAACTG GTGCCGTGTAGTAAGGAGAACTATGCTTATATTTTGCACGATGAAGACACTGGCACGGTTGGAGTCGTTGATCCTTCTGAGGCTGCACCTGTTATAGAGGCGTTGAGTAGGAAAAATTGGAACTTGACTTATATATTGAATACTCATCATCATGATGATCACATAGGGGGGAATGCTGAGCTGAAAGCAAAGTATGGCGCAAAG GTGATTGGCTCAGCTGTGGATAAGGATCGGATTCCTGGAATTGACATACTTCTCAAGGAGAGTGATAAGTGGATGTTTGCTGGACATGAGGTTCGGGTTATTGACACTCCTGGCCACACACAAG GCCATGTTAGCTTCTACTTTCCCGGATCAGCCACAGTGTTCACAGGAGATTTGATACATAGCTTATCTTGTGGTACCCTTTCGGAAGGTACCCCTGAGCAG ATGCTTTCATCATTCCAGAAGATTGTTTCTTTACCAGATGATACGAATATATACTGCGGTCGTGAAAACACATCA GGGAATGTCAAGTTTGCACTATCCATAGAACCAAAGAATGAAACTCTTCGGTCTTATGCAACCCGAGTCGCCCATCTCCGCAGCCAAGGGCTCCCCTCG ATTCCAACGACTGTTAAGGTGGAGAAAGCGTGTAACCCATTCCTCAGAACATCAAGCAAAGAAATCCGCAGATCTTTAAACATTCCAGAGTCAGCAAACGAAGCTGAAGCATTACGTCGTATACACAGAGCAAGAGACCGTTTCTAA
- the LOC103866716 gene encoding hydroxyacylglutathione hydrolase 1, mitochondrial isoform X1, whose protein sequence is MPIISKASSSTNNNNNNNSSLPSSSTIGGRLCVWPGLRHLCLRKSLLYGVMWLFSMPLKTLRGARKTLKITHFCSISNMPSSLKIELVPCSKENYAYILHDEDTGTVGVVDPSEAAPVIEALSRKNWNLTYILNTHHHDDHIGGNAELKAKYGAKVIGSAVDKDRIPGIDILLKESDKWMFAGHEVRVIDTPGHTQGHVSFYFPGSATVFTGDLIHSLSCGTLSEGTPEQMLSSFQKIVSLPDDTNIYCGRENTSGNVKFALSIEPKNETLRSYATRVAHLRSQGLPSIPTTVKVEKACNPFLRTSSKEIRRSLNIPESANEAEALRRIHRARDRF, encoded by the exons ATGCCAATAATCTCCAAAGCTTCTTCATctaccaacaacaacaacaataacaactcatcgcttccttcttcttctacg ATTGGAGGTAGGCTTTGTGTGTGGCCTGGTTTGAGACATCTTTGCCTGAGGAAAAGCTTGTTATACGGAGTTATGTGGTTATTCTCAATGCCACTCAAAACACTCCGTGGAGCTAGAAAAACACTTAAGATTACTCACTTTTGTAGCATCTCCAACATGCCCTCTTCTTTAAAAATCGAACTG GTGCCGTGTAGTAAGGAGAACTATGCTTATATTTTGCACGATGAAGACACTGGCACGGTTGGAGTCGTTGATCCTTCTGAGGCTGCACCTGTTATAGAGGCGTTGAGTAGGAAAAATTGGAACTTGACTTATATATTGAATACTCATCATCATGATGATCACATAGGGGGGAATGCTGAGCTGAAAGCAAAGTATGGCGCAAAG GTGATTGGCTCAGCTGTGGATAAGGATCGGATTCCTGGAATTGACATACTTCTCAAGGAGAGTGATAAGTGGATGTTTGCTGGACATGAGGTTCGGGTTATTGACACTCCTGGCCACACACAAG GCCATGTTAGCTTCTACTTTCCCGGATCAGCCACAGTGTTCACAGGAGATTTGATACATAGCTTATCTTGTGGTACCCTTTCGGAAGGTACCCCTGAGCAG ATGCTTTCATCATTCCAGAAGATTGTTTCTTTACCAGATGATACGAATATATACTGCGGTCGTGAAAACACATCA GGGAATGTCAAGTTTGCACTATCCATAGAACCAAAGAATGAAACTCTTCGGTCTTATGCAACCCGAGTCGCCCATCTCCGCAGCCAAGGGCTCCCCTCG ATTCCAACGACTGTTAAGGTGGAGAAAGCGTGTAACCCATTCCTCAGAACATCAAGCAAAGAAATCCGCAGATCTTTAAACATTCCAGAGTCAGCAAACGAAGCTGAAGCATTACGTCGTATACACAGAGCAAGAGACCGTTTCTAA
- the LOC103866717 gene encoding 60S ribosomal protein L38, giving the protein MPKQIHEIKDFLLTARRKDARSVKIKRSKDIVKFKVRCSKYLYTLCVVDQEKADKLKQSLPPGLSVQDL; this is encoded by the exons ATG CCTAAGCAAATCCACGAGATCAAGGACTTCCTTCTGACGGCAAGAAGGAAGGATGCTAGATCAGTGAAGATCAAGAGAAGCAAAGACATTGTCAAGTTCAAGGTCAGATGCTCGAAGTACCTCTACACTCTCTGCGTCGTTGACCAAGAGAAAGCCGACAAGCTTAAGCAGTCGCTTCCTCCAG GTTTGAGTGTGCAAGACCTTTGA
- the LOC103866718 gene encoding uncharacterized protein LOC103866718 isoform X2 has protein sequence METLRDCMEEMVKLTLTHRVDFDLELTGAFCSGLLSGDSLPAETVEAFAGVPEYPLYKPLALNLLKSIASGCFCGGFEKVSLGKEVIWLKEKEEEWRKMIIQKGSELVNALKYVACELQVQEPLFSLMKDGVKTVEARCFEAEYDRLQQRGSLVMINKSLMFEVMEMHKYSSFNELLKAESPEKVFPGTTTLEEGMKMFKKLCDVDQEKKSNGVVAIHLSKSVSQPCVALSHILSGLSYTGVQSLLGLSHTVGSISHALPPPRSVLLSSFMLPYKPKVKGCRLSHGARALSKHVDRSSDGFWGVLSGSDSDKNKHAMDIINSFIGQCCWMNIHIVPPHGEVFEIRVAQGYGARWSPDGTKFIGFLEPYSEDGHSMAWKH, from the exons ATGGAGACACTGAGAGATTGTATGGAGGAAATGGTGAAGCTCACACTTACTCACCGTGTAGATTTCGATTTAGAGCTCACCGGAGCTTTCTGCTCCGGCCTTCTTTCCGGCGACTCGCTTCCGGCCG AGACTGTAGAAGCATTTGCAGGTGTTCCTGAGTATCCTCTGTACAAGCCTCTAGCTTTAAACCTGCTGAAGTCAATTGCTTCTGGTTGTTTCTGTGGGGGTTTTGAGAAGGTTTCGCTGGGGAAAGAGGTGATCTGGTTGAAGGAGAAAGAGGAGGAGTGGAGGAAGATGATAATCCAAAAGGGTTCTGAGTTAGTCAAC GCCTTGAAGTATGTAGCTTGTGAGCTTCAAGTTCAAGAGCCCTTATTCTCCCTCATGAAAG ATGGTGTCAAAACAGTTGAGGCAAGGTGTTTTGAAGCGGAGTATGATAG ACTTCAACAAAGAGGCTCTCTGGTTATGATAAATAAATCTCTCATGTTTGAAGTTATG GAAATGCACAAATATTCATCATTTAATGAGCTGTTAAAAGCCGAGAGTCCAGAGAAAGTCTTCCCTGGCACTACTACACTTGAAGAAG GTATGAAAATGTTCAAGAAGTTGTGTGATGTTGatcaagagaagaagagcaatgGTGTTGTTGCAATCCATCTTAGTAAATCAGTTTCTCAGCCTTGTGTAGCTTTGTCTCACATACTCTCT GGCTTGAGTTACACAGGTGTGCAAAGCCTTCTGGGTCTTTCTCACACCGTTGGATCCATTTCTCATGCTCTGCCTCCTCCAAGATCAGTTCTACTCTCTTCCTTTATGCTTCCGTATAAACCAAAG GTAAAAGGTTGTAGACTGAGCCATGGAGCCAGAGCATTATCCAAGCATGTTGATCGAAGTAGTGATGGATTCTGGGGTGTTCTTTCTGGATCCG ATTCAGATAAGAATAAGCATGCAATGGACATTATCAATAGCTTCATCGGCCAGTGTTGTTGGATGAACATACATATAGTTCCACCACACGGGGAAGTGTTCGAGATTAGAGTAGCTCAAGGATATGGAGCACGTTGGTCTCCAGATGGAACCAAA TTCATTGGATTTCTTGAGCCTTACAGTGAAGATGGCCACTCCATGGCCTGGAAGCATTAG
- the LOC103866718 gene encoding uncharacterized protein LOC103866718 isoform X1 — METLRDCMEEMVKLTLTHRVDFDLELTGAFCSGLLSGDSLPAGDETVEAFAGVPEYPLYKPLALNLLKSIASGCFCGGFEKVSLGKEVIWLKEKEEEWRKMIIQKGSELVNALKYVACELQVQEPLFSLMKDGVKTVEARCFEAEYDRLQQRGSLVMINKSLMFEVMEMHKYSSFNELLKAESPEKVFPGTTTLEEGMKMFKKLCDVDQEKKSNGVVAIHLSKSVSQPCVALSHILSGLSYTGVQSLLGLSHTVGSISHALPPPRSVLLSSFMLPYKPKVKGCRLSHGARALSKHVDRSSDGFWGVLSGSDSDKNKHAMDIINSFIGQCCWMNIHIVPPHGEVFEIRVAQGYGARWSPDGTKFIGFLEPYSEDGHSMAWKH, encoded by the exons ATGGAGACACTGAGAGATTGTATGGAGGAAATGGTGAAGCTCACACTTACTCACCGTGTAGATTTCGATTTAGAGCTCACCGGAGCTTTCTGCTCCGGCCTTCTTTCCGGCGACTCGCTTCCGGCCGGTGATG AGACTGTAGAAGCATTTGCAGGTGTTCCTGAGTATCCTCTGTACAAGCCTCTAGCTTTAAACCTGCTGAAGTCAATTGCTTCTGGTTGTTTCTGTGGGGGTTTTGAGAAGGTTTCGCTGGGGAAAGAGGTGATCTGGTTGAAGGAGAAAGAGGAGGAGTGGAGGAAGATGATAATCCAAAAGGGTTCTGAGTTAGTCAAC GCCTTGAAGTATGTAGCTTGTGAGCTTCAAGTTCAAGAGCCCTTATTCTCCCTCATGAAAG ATGGTGTCAAAACAGTTGAGGCAAGGTGTTTTGAAGCGGAGTATGATAG ACTTCAACAAAGAGGCTCTCTGGTTATGATAAATAAATCTCTCATGTTTGAAGTTATG GAAATGCACAAATATTCATCATTTAATGAGCTGTTAAAAGCCGAGAGTCCAGAGAAAGTCTTCCCTGGCACTACTACACTTGAAGAAG GTATGAAAATGTTCAAGAAGTTGTGTGATGTTGatcaagagaagaagagcaatgGTGTTGTTGCAATCCATCTTAGTAAATCAGTTTCTCAGCCTTGTGTAGCTTTGTCTCACATACTCTCT GGCTTGAGTTACACAGGTGTGCAAAGCCTTCTGGGTCTTTCTCACACCGTTGGATCCATTTCTCATGCTCTGCCTCCTCCAAGATCAGTTCTACTCTCTTCCTTTATGCTTCCGTATAAACCAAAG GTAAAAGGTTGTAGACTGAGCCATGGAGCCAGAGCATTATCCAAGCATGTTGATCGAAGTAGTGATGGATTCTGGGGTGTTCTTTCTGGATCCG ATTCAGATAAGAATAAGCATGCAATGGACATTATCAATAGCTTCATCGGCCAGTGTTGTTGGATGAACATACATATAGTTCCACCACACGGGGAAGTGTTCGAGATTAGAGTAGCTCAAGGATATGGAGCACGTTGGTCTCCAGATGGAACCAAA TTCATTGGATTTCTTGAGCCTTACAGTGAAGATGGCCACTCCATGGCCTGGAAGCATTAG
- the LOC103866719 gene encoding uncharacterized protein LOC103866719 isoform X2 codes for MANHSWSNGDMNHQNTYFGNSTMSPESSGMNHLSGTATNWSSEEQAILEDALVRYSSDPSPSISRYAKIASELHHKTVRDVALRCRWINKKRRKLEDHNGLGGVDNKESIDKVVASNSAPHLLREEDGVIIELLKQNELFLNQIHTNLTSSSMLKENLKLFCKTRQNIKNLLKNLQENAPEPMKRMPWPEKLSDDHDELLDSILDLSASPRQQPSPEEFDHDQLLGSLFRPSTSPKQP; via the exons ATGGCGAATCATTCATGGTCAAACGGTGATATGAATCACCAAAACACATACTTCGGAAACTCCACGATGTCGCCGGAAAGCTCAGGGATGAATCACCTCTCAGGTACCGCCACGAATTGGAGCTCTGAAGAACAGGCCATTCTCGAAGATGCTCTTGTTAG GTATTCGTCAGACCCGAGTCCGAGTATCTCACGTTACGCAAAAATAGCGTCGGAGCTACATCACAAGACCGTTAGAGACGTTGCTTTGCGTTGCAGATGGATAAAC aaaaagagaagaaaattaGAAGATCATAATGGGTTGGGAGGAGTTGACAACAAG GAGAGTATAGATAAGGTGGTGGCTTCAAACTCAGCTCCACATCTTCTTAGAGAAGAAGATG GGGTCATCATTGAGCTTCTTAAACAAAACGAGCTATTCCTCAATCAGATCCATACAAATCTCACATCCTCCTCAATG TTAAAAGAGAACTTAAAACTGTTCTGCAAAACGCGCCAAAACATCAAGAACCTTCTCAAAAA CTTGCAGGAGAATGCGCCAGAGCCGATGAAGCGTATGCCATGGCCTGAGAAGTTGAGTGATGATCATGATGAGCTACTTGATTCAATCCTTGATCTCTCAGCTTCACCAAGGCAGCAACCATCGCCAGAGGAATTTGATCATGATCAGCTACTTGGTTCACTCTTTCGTCCCTCAACTTCACCAAAGCAACCATGA
- the LOC103866719 gene encoding uncharacterized protein LOC103866719 isoform X1, with protein sequence MANHSWSNGDMNHQNTYFGNSTMSPESSGMNHLSGTATNWSSEEQAILEDALVRYSSDPSPSISRYAKIASELHHKTVRDVALRCRWINKKRRKLEDHNGLGGVDNKESIDKVVASNSAPHLLREEDGKCIYLCLKIRQGDLILINKDSFHDNAGVIIELLKQNELFLNQIHTNLTSSSMLKENLKLFCKTRQNIKNLLKNLQENAPEPMKRMPWPEKLSDDHDELLDSILDLSASPRQQPSPEEFDHDQLLGSLFRPSTSPKQP encoded by the exons ATGGCGAATCATTCATGGTCAAACGGTGATATGAATCACCAAAACACATACTTCGGAAACTCCACGATGTCGCCGGAAAGCTCAGGGATGAATCACCTCTCAGGTACCGCCACGAATTGGAGCTCTGAAGAACAGGCCATTCTCGAAGATGCTCTTGTTAG GTATTCGTCAGACCCGAGTCCGAGTATCTCACGTTACGCAAAAATAGCGTCGGAGCTACATCACAAGACCGTTAGAGACGTTGCTTTGCGTTGCAGATGGATAAAC aaaaagagaagaaaattaGAAGATCATAATGGGTTGGGAGGAGTTGACAACAAG GAGAGTATAGATAAGGTGGTGGCTTCAAACTCAGCTCCACATCTTCTTAGAGAAGAAGATGGTAAGTGTATATATCTTTGTCTCAAGATCAGACAAGGAGATCTTATCCTAATAAATAAAGATTCGTTTCATGATAATGCAGGGGTCATCATTGAGCTTCTTAAACAAAACGAGCTATTCCTCAATCAGATCCATACAAATCTCACATCCTCCTCAATG TTAAAAGAGAACTTAAAACTGTTCTGCAAAACGCGCCAAAACATCAAGAACCTTCTCAAAAA CTTGCAGGAGAATGCGCCAGAGCCGATGAAGCGTATGCCATGGCCTGAGAAGTTGAGTGATGATCATGATGAGCTACTTGATTCAATCCTTGATCTCTCAGCTTCACCAAGGCAGCAACCATCGCCAGAGGAATTTGATCATGATCAGCTACTTGGTTCACTCTTTCGTCCCTCAACTTCACCAAAGCAACCATGA
- the LOC103866720 gene encoding probable esterase KAI2, giving the protein MGVTEEAHNVKVIGSGNKGTIVLGHGFGTDQSVWKHLVPHLVDDYRIVLYDNMGAGTTNPEYFDFDRYSTLEGFAFDLLAILEDLQIESCIFVGHSLSAMVGVLASLNRPDLFSKIVMVSASPRFVNDVDYQGGFEQEDLNQLFEAIRSNYKAWCLGFAPLVVGGDLDSVAVQEFSRTLFNMRPDIALSMAQTIFSSDMRQILPFVSVPCHIVQSAKDLAVPVAVSEYLHTNLGSESVVEVMSSEGHLPQLSSPASVIPVLLRHIRQDITV; this is encoded by the exons ATGGGTGTAACAGAGGAAGCTCACAACGTGAAGGTGATTGGATCAGGAAATAAAGGGACGATCGTATTAGGTCACGGGTTCGGTACGGACCAGTCAGTATGGAAACACCTGGTTCCACATCTGGTCGACGATTACCGCATCGTGCTCTACGACAACATGGGAGCCGGTACGACCAATCCGGAATATTTCGACTTTGATCGTTACTCAACTCTCGAAGGTTTCGCCTTTGATTTGCTTGCAATCTTAGAAGACCTTCAAATCGAGTCTTGTATCTTTGTCGGTCACTCTCTTTCCGCGATGGTTGGTGTCTTGGCTTCTCTTAACCGACCTGACCTCTTCTCCAAAATCGTCATGGTTTCTGCTTCCCCAAG ATTCGTGAACGATGTTGATTACCAAGGTGGATTCGAGCAAGAAGACCTAAACCAGCTTTTTGAAGCGATACGAAGCAACTACAAAGCGTGGTGCTTAGGTTTCGCTCCACTGGTGGTAGGTGGAGACTTGGACTCGGTAGCCGTTCAAGAATTCAGCAGGACTCTCTTCAACATGCGTCCAGACATAGCTCTCTCCATGGCTCAGACCATTTTCAGTAGCGACATGAGACAAATCTTACCATTTGTCTCTGTCCCTTGTCACATCGTCCAAAGCGCTAAAGATTTAGCCGTACCGGTCGCCGTATCCGAGTATCTTCACACCAATCTCGGGTCTGAATCCGTCGTCGAGGTTATGTCTTCAGAGGGTCATCTTCCTCAGCTTAGCTCGCCGGCCTCTGTTATTCCCGTTCTCCTCCGTCACATCCGCCAGGACATTACTGTCTGA